In Raphanus sativus cultivar WK10039 chromosome 5, ASM80110v3, whole genome shotgun sequence, the following proteins share a genomic window:
- the LOC108860129 gene encoding uncharacterized protein LOC108860129: MADWGPVVVAVILFVLLTPGLLFQIPARGRIVEFGNMHTSGAAILVHTIIYFALITIFTIAIRLHIYTG; this comes from the coding sequence ATGGCGGACTGGGGACCTGTAGTGGTGGCTGTGATACTGTTCGTGCTTCTGACTCCGGGACTTCTCTTTCAGATTCCGGCGAGAGGTCGAATCGTGGAGTTTGGGAATATGCACACTAGCGGCGCCGCTATTCTCGTCCACACCATCATTTACTTCGCTCTCATCACAATCTTCACCATAGCCATTCGCCTCCACATCTATACCGGTTGA